The sequence AATCAAATGCCACTTTTCCGTCTAATTGTTTTATTCTATTTACTAGTTGTGTCTCTACAGTCCTAATTTTTCTCATCGTTTTTTGAATTTCTGCATTTAATTCAGATGATATTTCTTCTATTTTTTTTAGATGATGTAATGACATAGGTATAGGGATTAAACCATCTTCTGCAAGTGTAAATTGAAAATTATAGTCAACAGCATTTAAATTAAGCTCATTCACCACTTCGTCAATTTTACTCTTATATGTATCATATATGTCATTTTTTCTTTCTTCATATTCTTTTGAATTGAAAATTTTAGGAATATCTAGTCTTAATTTGAATATAAAATTTTCTAATTCCTTCTTAAAAACTGCACCATTACCACTTTTAAGTTTAAGAACTTTTGGTTTATTTGGTTTTTTGAAATTATATACATAACACCAATCGCTTGGTATATTCATACTACCCGATAATTTCTCAGCTAATGATACTGAATAACTACTTCTACCACTTCCATTTATTCCAGATACATAAATATTGTAGCCTTTTCTTTTTATTGATAGTCCAAAATTCATAGCTTTTTGTGCTCTTTCTTGTCCAATTAATTCCTTACATGCTATTATCTCATCAGTTGTATTAAAATCAAAGATTGAATCATCACATTTGTTTATTAATTGAGAAGAAGGTACTTTATACAAAATATCACCTCAACTTTTAGGTTTTTTATCACAATATAAAATTATATTCTTTTATAACAACGGAAGTAATTACGTAGTAATTACAACACACCGTTTCAACAAGGCGGGAGATATACACATAATCGATACCTGCCACCTATAGATGTGGGGTATATTTTGCGCCTTGTTATAAATAGTATTATGAAATTTATATTCTATATCTTTTTATAATTTCCTCTTTAGTATAACAGTCTTTTATTAAAGTCTACGATTTCTTTTATATAGATAGTTTCTAGATTTAAGCTATTAATTTTATTACACATAAAAAAAGCCTCATTCAAGAGGCAATTTTCTAACGTTTATATTCTACTTGCAATTTAATCTTATTTGGAAGTTCTGATAAATTAGTCTTAGCTACTACATATGGATAAGTAATAACTGGATTAACAACTTGATTAACACCAGGGTCTGAATACAAAGCATATACTGTCATAACTGTTTTATCGTCAATTTTCTCTTGAGTAATTTTATCTATGCTTACAGTGTATCCTGAAGACTTCTTTTCTCCTCTTGTAACTATTACGTATACATTATCATCTATCCTACAAGAAAGTGCTCTTTCTTTAGCTATGTATTTCGGCAATATATTCATTATCTGTTGTGGAATTTCTTCTTCTTTCAGAATATCAAATTTCACGTTACTATCATCTTTATTAAGAATGAATCTTGGTACAAATATTACTCCCATAATAATTGCAACAACTATACCTAATATTAAATACTTTTTCATGTAATCCCCCCATTTACTATATCTATTGTATTTTTATTCTAGTACATGTGCTTTTATGATTATATATTTAATTATATGAAAATATTTGTACAATACTTATACTGCAAATTCTCAAAATACAAAAGGCTATCTCAACCGATTTAATTAACTAAAAAATCTTTGAGATAGCCTTTTCATAAATTATTTATCTTACAACAACAACATCTTCTTGCAGCATCTTCCAAAGTGATTGGTCTTCCATACCGAGTCTCCATAAAGCTACACCTTTTATACCCATATTGTGCGCCAGCTCTATTTTAGCCAAAATGCTATATTTATTCTCAAACCAAACTTCATGCTTATCACCTTTTTCATCTACATAAGAAAACATTGGTGTTTTAGTTTCTTCGTCAAAAATTACTTCTTTATTATATTTTTTTGCCAGATCCATAGCCATTTCGTATGTTACATACGTGTTTTTTCCAGTTGTTAAGTTAAAATCAAAACCAAATACAGAAACAGCAGCCACAATCTTTTCTTTAGGCATTTTTGTTATAGTATAATTCAATACTCTTTCCATCCATCCTATTGAAACTACAGGTCCTGGACCACTTCCCGGCCATCCATGCTCATTATAAAGCATTACTACAAATTCTTCTACTGCATCGCCTATGGCTGAATAGTTAAATGGATCTGAAAATGGATTAAATGGTTTGTCACTAACTCTTGATGGTATTGAAGCCGAAAAATAATATCCTCTTTTTTCCAATTCTTCACCAAGCTCTTTATAGAAACTTGATAGTTTCTCACTATCTTTTTGATATACGTCTTCGATATCTATATTTACACCATCAAATCCATAACCTTCTATTAATTCAATTATATTTTGTATAAATCTCTGTCTATTTACGTTTGTTGAAAGCATTTCTGATACTAAATCTTTAGCTACTTTAGTTCCTCCATCGTATAACAAGTTATGAACTACTGCTAAAACTCTTACATTATTTTGATGCCCTTTATTTATTACATCCTCAACGTATTCTTTGGTAAACTCTCCGAACTTCTCTATCTCTGTTGGATTATCCTCATCTAGTCTAAACATAAATAATCCTGTTTCAGATATAGAGTCAGTATTTTCTACAAATGAATTATATGAACTAGGTAATTTAGGACCTTCTTCTAAAGTATAGAAACCTAAATTATAAGTTAGGGGTTTATCTCCTCCATATACATTGCTCTTTACATTGTTTTCTGATATCCATCCTTCTTTTCCATTATATAATCTAACCTTATACCATTTATTTGAATATGCTAAAGATGGAAGCTTTGCACCTTTAGTCATTGTGTCAATAATTTTATAGTTTAATCCTCGGCCCTGACGAATATTTGAAATATCTACATCAACAACTACCTCTGAATAACGTGGTATTTTTAACTTCTGTCCAACCATAAGTTGCGGTGATGATAGTTCATTTAATTTTACTATATTTTCTATAGTAGTATTAAATTTTTTAGCTATTAAATATAAGGTATCACCTGGCTTCACTATATATATATCTTGAAATGGTATTTGGAGTTGTTGACCTATCGTCAAAATCGGTGATTTTAATTTATTTAATGACATTATTTTTTTTATGCTAGTACCAAATTTTTCTGCTATTTTATACAAGGTATCTCCTGGTTTGACTATATATATATTAGATGTTGGTATTATTAATCTTTGTCCTATCATCAATAAAGGAGATGATAAATAGTTTGCTGCCATTATATTTTTTACTGACGTATTAAATCTTTTTGCTGTTTCATATAAAGTATCATTGGGCTGAACTATATAAATTCTATTAGGATATAAGAACATTTTCGCCACCTTCTTTATAAA comes from Abyssisolibacter fermentans and encodes:
- a CDS encoding protease complex subunit PrcB family protein; its protein translation is MKKYLILGIVVAIIMGVIFVPRFILNKDDSNVKFDILKEEEIPQQIMNILPKYIAKERALSCRIDDNVYVIVTRGEKKSSGYTVSIDKITQEKIDDKTVMTVYALYSDPGVNQVVNPVITYPYVVAKTNLSELPNKIKLQVEYKR
- a CDS encoding LysM peptidoglycan-binding domain-containing protein → MIGQRLIIPTSNIYIVKPGDTLYKIAEKFGTSIKKIMSLNKLKSPILTIGQQLQIPFQDIYIVKPGDTLYLIAKKFNTTIENIVKLNELSSPQLMVGQKLKIPRYSEVVVDVDISNIRQGRGLNYKIIDTMTKGAKLPSLAYSNKWYKVRLYNGKEGWISENNVKSNVYGGDKPLTYNLGFYTLEEGPKLPSSYNSFVENTDSISETGLFMFRLDEDNPTEIEKFGEFTKEYVEDVINKGHQNNVRVLAVVHNLLYDGGTKVAKDLVSEMLSTNVNRQRFIQNIIELIEGYGFDGVNIDIEDVYQKDSEKLSSFYKELGEELEKRGYYFSASIPSRVSDKPFNPFSDPFNYSAIGDAVEEFVVMLYNEHGWPGSGPGPVVSIGWMERVLNYTITKMPKEKIVAAVSVFGFDFNLTTGKNTYVTYEMAMDLAKKYNKEVIFDEETKTPMFSYVDEKGDKHEVWFENKYSILAKIELAHNMGIKGVALWRLGMEDQSLWKMLQEDVVVVR